The Paracoccus sediminicola genome has a segment encoding these proteins:
- a CDS encoding LrgB family protein: MNDPALIWSYLASQPLLWLTATLAAYWIGDSIFRAADKSSLANPVLIAVIVLAVLLSLSGTSYQTYFEGAQFVHFMLGPATVCLALPLYDNLKRIRRALLPVLAALLVGSLTAVISALLIGRIFGLDQNLLASLAPKSTTAPVAIGIAERIGGQPTLTAVMVLLTGIFGAIIVTPLLNLLKVTDWRARGFAVGVAAHGIGTARAFQVNETAGAFAGIGMGLNAVLTAVIAPLVLRLFA; the protein is encoded by the coding sequence ATGAATGATCCCGCGCTGATCTGGTCCTATCTCGCCAGCCAGCCGCTTCTCTGGCTGACCGCGACGCTCGCCGCCTACTGGATCGGCGACAGCATTTTCCGAGCCGCCGACAAGTCGAGCCTGGCCAATCCGGTGCTGATTGCGGTGATTGTTCTGGCCGTCCTGCTGAGTCTGAGCGGCACCTCCTATCAGACCTATTTCGAAGGGGCCCAGTTCGTCCATTTCATGCTCGGCCCGGCGACTGTCTGCCTGGCGCTGCCGCTTTACGACAATCTCAAGCGGATCCGGCGCGCGCTTCTGCCGGTGCTGGCCGCACTTCTGGTCGGTTCTCTGACGGCGGTGATCTCGGCGCTTCTGATCGGACGGATCTTCGGGCTGGACCAGAACCTGCTGGCCTCGCTGGCGCCAAAATCCACCACCGCCCCGGTTGCCATCGGCATCGCCGAGCGGATCGGCGGGCAGCCGACGCTGACCGCTGTGATGGTGTTGCTGACCGGGATCTTCGGCGCCATCATCGTCACGCCGCTGCTGAACCTGCTGAAGGTCACCGACTGGCGGGCACGCGGATTCGCGGTCGGTGTCGCAGCGCATGGCATCGGCACGGCGCGCGCCTTTCAGGTCAACGAGACCGCCGGTGCCTTTGCCGGGATCGGCATGGGGCTGAATGCCGTGCTGACCGCCGTGATCGCGCCCCTGGTGCTGAGGCTTTTTGCATGA
- a CDS encoding CidA/LrgA family protein, which produces MIPALTLILVFQLVGEVASRGLGLPLPGPVVGLVLVVLSCMIRPPLAEKLRPVATTLLGHLSLFFVPAGVGVVAHLPVIAEHGLGLGLALALSTVLAIAVGALTFAAVARRIGDSDE; this is translated from the coding sequence ATGATCCCCGCGCTCACCCTCATTCTGGTCTTTCAGCTTGTCGGCGAGGTCGCCTCGCGCGGGCTCGGCCTGCCCCTGCCCGGCCCGGTGGTCGGGCTTGTGCTGGTGGTGCTGAGCTGCATGATCCGCCCGCCCCTTGCCGAAAAGCTGCGCCCGGTGGCGACGACTCTGCTTGGGCATCTTTCCCTGTTTTTTGTGCCCGCTGGCGTCGGGGTTGTGGCGCATCTGCCGGTCATCGCGGAACATGGGCTGGGCCTGGGACTGGCGCTGGCGCTCTCGACGGTGCTGGCGATCGCGGTGGGGGCGCTGACCTTTGCCGCCGTGGCCCGCCGGATCGGAGACAGCGATGAATGA